The DNA region CCCTGGTCGGCAACACTGATCGTTAAATACTTGCTGCCCTGTGATATCCGCACCTCTACGCACCGGCGTTCGGCGGTCTGACCAACGACTGCTTCAATCGCGTTAGTGATGAGATTACCAAGTACTGTGACCATCGACGCGCTGGTGAAATGATCAGGCAGCCTTACCAGCCTGCTACGGGGGGCTATTCGCAGTACGACACCTTTTTCCTGAGCCTGACTAACCTTACCAAGCAGCAAGCCGGCGGTGGCTTTGTCACGGATTCGCTCCACAATAAAGCTGATAAGCTCCTGCTTGCTCCTGTAAAACTGCGTTATCAGTTCCACTACTTTATCGTACTGCCCCATTTGGATCAAACCCGAAATAGCATGCAGCTTATTAATAAATTCATGCGACTGGGCCCGCATGGACTCCAGGAGACTCTTGACTCCTATCAGTTCTTCCGCCAATTGTTTGACATCTTCTTTATCCCTGAACGTGGCAATGGCACCAATTACTTTTCCATTGGCAATAATCGGCATCCGGTTAGTAATAACGGCCTTGCCCCCAAGCAGATGTTCCTGATCGTACTCAGCCTGTCGCGTTTCAAGGACATGAAGCAGCCGGGTGTTAGGAACAACCTTGCTGATATGCTGCCCTACCGGATTTTCTGCCGTATTGAGCCGGCGCAATGCCTCGCGGTTGACCAACGTAATATAGCCGCGAGTGTCAATAGCAATAACTCCTTCCCGTATCGAATGCAGCAGGGCCCGATTTTGTTCCAGCAAGACGGTTGCCTCATAAATACGCTCCTGCAGCTTCTGGTCGGTATCGGCATAAAGCTGGGCATTATGTACAGCGATTGCGGCGTGGTTAGCGAAAGTAAAAAGAACCTGTTGATCAGTGTCAGTAAACTTCCGGTCATCGCTGAGACCCATGGCCAAAAGCCCAATGACCCGCTTCTTACTGCGCAATTTGAGCAAGATAAGCTTGTATAAGCCCTCCATCTCAATGACGTCCTTCAAACACTCCACTATGTTCTCGCGCGCAGAGGCAATTATAATGTCCGGGACAGAATAGGCACATTGGTCGATGAGCTTCGGCGAACTTGCATAATGCCAACCGTGGGTAATCTGCGTGACAAAATCGCCGTTACTGTTTAACAGAGAAATACTACCACAGCTTGCTTTAAACAGCCGCAATGCATTAGTCATAATGAAGTTGAGCACCTGGTTCAGCTTCAGGGATGAAACGAGACGTACGGAAATTTCGTTGATAACACGTAGTTGCTCAAATTGTTTAAAAACGGTTTCCTCATATAACACAAAAAAGTACTCAGAAACATATACCCTTGCCTTGTCCAGCAAGGCATCGATTTCCCGCCGCATGCGGTTCAACGTGACCAGGTCTTCCTGAAGGTAGAGCGACATCGCGTCTTTCAGCGAGTTCTCATATAAATCGAATACGGTCATAATGTCCGACAACCTGACACCTTGCTCCAGGCGGAGCTTGCACAACCAGCTCAGGAAGGACTTAAGGTGTGAAAATGAATTGTCTCGCACCGCGTCTATCACCGCTTTGGTGAGGCCCTCGAAATCCTTTTTCAGTTCAGCCGGTTCCATTGCCAGATAAGAGGCCGGCTCTCCCGCTCGCGCCAGTTCCGCGACCGCTCCGCAGTTAATCTCGTTACGGATAACGCTTAAGATATTAGCA from Sporolituus thermophilus DSM 23256 includes:
- a CDS encoding ATP-binding protein — translated: MTVFDLYENSLKDAMSLYLQEDLVTLNRMRREIDALLDKARVYVSEYFFVLYEETVFKQFEQLRVINEISVRLVSSLKLNQVLNFIMTNALRLFKASCGSISLLNSNGDFVTQITHGWHYASSPKLIDQCAYSVPDIIIASARENIVECLKDVIEMEGLYKLILLKLRSKKRVIGLLAMGLSDDRKFTDTDQQVLFTFANHAAIAVHNAQLYADTDQKLQERIYEATVLLEQNRALLHSIREGVIAIDTRGYITLVNREALRRLNTAENPVGQHISKVVPNTRLLHVLETRQAEYDQEHLLGGKAVITNRMPIIANGKVIGAIATFRDKEDVKQLAEELIGVKSLLESMRAQSHEFINKLHAISGLIQMGQYDKVVELITQFYRSKQELISFIVERIRDKATAGLLLGKVSQAQEKGVVLRIAPRSRLVRLPDHFTSASMVTVLGNLITNAIEAVVGQTAERRCVEVRISQGSKYLTISVADQGCGIPQEKRRRIFERGFSTKQGSRGIGLALVREEVEASGGKIVVHSRVNEGSRFVVTIPLFREIETRGESEKDGNSNKRCNFRRRSNGTRTASAIFEQSQRL